In Aspergillus nidulans FGSC A4 chromosome II, a single window of DNA contains:
- a CDS encoding intradiol ring-cleavage dioxygenase (transcript_id=CADANIAT00004460) — MHLLQACKLAVIATAGIALAHPGAHEPSSYTSMNKRNFLHNARSSLDKCADKLEERGIKARAEARRAALLDKHRSAFVNTSRHSDLHVTLNTPADELSDKNPVCILAPEGEIGPFWVKGELIRYDISDGEDGIPMYLDGQLIDINTCEPIKDLYWDVWNCNATGVYSGVQSSMNGNGDDDSNLDKTFLRGIRKTDEDGVAGFKTVFPGHYSGRTTHVHVVAHLNATLLPNNTLTGGYVPHIGQLFFDQDLISAVETTYPYNTNTVAITENANDHVVIVETEDSNSDPFFQYSLLGDSIEDGIFAWVTLGVNSSVSHDSAVSYAATLISDGGVSISNAGSGVSF, encoded by the exons ATGCATCTCCTCCAGGCATGTAAACTAGCTGTCATTGCTACGGCTGGGattgctcttgctcatccCGGTGCTCATGAGCCTAGCTCCTACACTTCTATGAACAAGCGGAACTTCCTGCACAACGCCCGAAGCTCCCTTGACAAGTGTGCCGACAAGCTCGAAGAACGCGGAATCAAGGCCCGTGCTGAAGCCCGCCGTGCAGCCTTGCTCGACAAGCACAGAAGCGCAT TTGTGAATACTTCCCGCCACTCCGATCTCCACGTCACTCTGAACACCCCGGCGGATGAGCTTTCCGACAAGAACCCTGTCTGCATCCTTGCCCCGGAAGGTGAAATTGGCCCTTTCTGGGTTAAAGGAGAGCTTATTCGCTACGACATCAGCGACGGAGAGGATGGTATTCCTATGTACCTTGACGGGCAGctcatcgacatcaacaCCTGCGAGCCAATTAAGGATCTCTACTGGGACGTGTGGAACTGTAACGCGACTGGTGTCTACTCAGGCGTCCAAAGCAGCATGAATGGCAATGGTGACGATGACTCTAACCTTGACAAAACATTCCTTCGCGGAATTCGGAagactgatgaagatggtgtcGCCGGGTTCAAGACTGTCTTTCCTGGCCACTACTCCGGCCGCACAACGCACGTTCACGTCGTTGCTCACCTCAATGCAACACTTCTGCCTAACAATACTCTTACGGGTGGATACGTTCCCCACATTGGACAGCTGTTCTTCGACCAAGACCTGATTTCCGCGGTTGAGACGACCTACCCAtacaacaccaacaccgtAGCGATCACTGAGAATGCAAACGACCACGTTGTTATAGTCGAGACTGAAGATAGCAATTCCGACCCGTTCTTCCAATATTCTCTGCTTGGTGACTCCATTGAAGATGGCATTTTCGCTTGGGTTACTCTAGGAGTCAACTCTTCCGTTAGCCACGACTCAGCTGTTTCTTATGCCGCCACTCTGATCTCTGATGGAGGTGTCTCAATTTCAAATGCCGGCTCGGGTGTTTCTTTCTGA
- a CDS encoding putative serine palmitoyltransferase 1 (transcript_id=CADANIAT00004461) codes for MVSLRSVTRCFNDENTAGTTADLATGPAENLTKKHAEFGPLGDPSHLYTSVVFGGEIPDPVVDEPPYFIILTTYISFLVLIFLGHFQDFVSRWFQPHTYLRLRSQNGYASLYNGFESFFSRRMKQRINDCFERPTTGVPGRHVVLLDRISKDNIHFELTGKATDTLNLSSYNYLGFAQSEGPCADTVEETIYRDGISMAGPYPGTTKLLVEVEDQISRLVGKDAAIVFSIGFVTNSTVFQALVQRECLILSDEFNHASIRFGARLSGAAIEVFAHNNMTSLDEKLRQAISQGQPRTHRPWKKIMVTVEGLYSMEGTMCNLPQILELKKKYKFYLFIDEAHSIGAIGSRGRGVCDYFKVDPADVDILMGTFTKSFGATGGYVAANQPIIDKLRCTNAGQAYSEAPTLPVLAQISSSLRLIADEDPLYPGQGLERMQRLTFNSRYLRLGLKRLGFIVYGHDDSPIVPLMLYHPAKMPAFSREMLRRKISVVVVTYPATPLELSRARLCVSAAHTKDDLDRVLEACDEVGEALQLKFSSGKAGGLKQPRPCVTISPDKITEPPRWTLTEIIKWGVRDAKLTLY; via the coding sequence ATGGTATCCCTTCGTTCAGTGACCAGATGTTTCAATGACGAAAACACTGCCGGGACGACCGCAGATCTAGCCACAGGCCCTGCCGAAAACTTGACAAAAAAGCATGCAGAATTTGGCCCACTGGGTGATCCATCCCATCTTTATACCAGTGTGGTCTTTGGAGGTGAAATACCAGACCCGGTGGTCGATGAGCCTCCATACTTCATCATCTTGACAACCTATATCAGTTTCCTTGTTCTTATATTTCTTGGCCACTTCCAGGACTTTGTCTCCAGATGGTTCCAGCCGCATACATACCTGCGCCTTAGGTCCCAAAATGGATATGCTTCTTTGTACAACGGTTTCGAGAGCTTCTTTTCTCGGCGTATGAAGCAACGCATCAATGATTGCTTCGAACGACCTACCACTGGAGTTCCCGGCAGGCATGTTGTTCTACTTGACCGGATCTCAAAAGACAATATTCATTTTGAACTTACCGGTAAAGCAACAGACACGCTTAATCTGAGCTCATACAACTATCTGGGGTTTGCGCAATCGGAAGGACCCTGTGCCGACACAGTGGAAGAGACCATTTACCGAGATGGAATAAGTATGGCGGGGCCATATCCAGGAACTACAAAACTACTTGTCGAGGTGGAGGATCAGATCTCCCGGTTGGTTGGCAAGGACGCGGCAATCGTGTTCTCGATTGGCTTTGTGACGAATTCGACTGTTTTTCAAGCGCTTGTCCAGCGTGAATGTTTGATCCTGTCAGACGAATTCAATCATGCCTCTATTCGATTCGGTGCTAGGCTTTCAGGAGCAGCCATAGAGGTCTTTGCACACAATAATATGACGAGTCTCGATGAGAAGCTGAGGCAGGCCATTTCCCAAGGCCAGCCGCGAACACATCGAccgtggaagaagatcatggTCACCGTTGAAGGACTATACTCGATGGAAGGAACGATGTGCAACCTTCCACAAATTCTGGAGCTCAAGAAAAAATATAAATTTTATCTCTTCATTGACGAGGCGCATTCGATTGGAGCAATCGGCAGTCGAGGACGTGGAGTATGTGATTACTTCAAAGTTGACCCTGCTGATGTTGACATTTTAATGGGCACGTTCACCAAGTCATTCGGTGCCACCGGTGGCTATGTCGCTGCGAACCAGCCGATCATTGACAAGCTACGCTGCACCAATGCCGGCCAAGCGTACAGCGAAGCTCCAACACTCCCAGTACTTGCCCaaatttcttcttcacttcGATTGATCGCAGACGAGGACCCTCTTTACCCGGGTCAGGGTCTTGAGCGAATGCAACGCCTGACATTCAACTCGAGGTATCTCAGGCTAGGTTTGAAAAGACTTGGATTCATTGTTTACGGCCATGATGACTCTCCAATCGTGCCCCTAATGCTGTATCATCCGGCTAAGATGCCAGCCTTCTCAAGAGAAATGCTGCGACGCAAAATCTCGGTGGTCGTTGTTACCTATCCCGCTACGCCGTTGGAACTTTCCCGTGCACGATTGTGTGTATCTGCAGCGCATACCAAGGACGATCTCGACCGCGTCTTGGAAGCCTGCgacgaagttggagaagcaCTACAACTAAAGTTCTCCTCTGGGAAAGCTGGTGGATTGAAACAGCCAAGACCATGCGTGACGATATCACCAGATAAAATTACTGAGCCTCCACGCTGGACATTGACAGAGATCATAAAATGGGGAGTTCGAGATGCGAAGCTGACTTTGTATTGA
- the rpl16a gene encoding ribosomal 60S subunit protein L16 (transcript_id=CADANIAT00004462) produces the protein MSSIDPVVVIDGKGHLLGRLASTVAKQLLNGQKIVVVRCEALNISGEFFRAKLKYHAYLRKITRYNPTRGGPFHFRAPSRIFYKAVRGMIPHKTARGAAALERLKVFEGVPPPYDKKKRVVVPQALRVLRLRPGRKYCTVGRLSHEVGWKYQDVVARLEERRKVKSSAYYERKKAARRQLAHAQKSASVPENTKSQLAEYGF, from the exons ATGTCCTCTATCGATCCAGTG GTCGTCATCGACGGCAAGGGACACCTCCTTGGTCGCCTGGCCAGCACTGTTGCGAAGCAGCTGCTTAACGGCCAGAAGATCGTCGTCGTGAGATGTGAAGCCCTTAACATCTCTGGCGAGTTCTTCCGTGCGAAGC TCAAGTACCACGCCTACCTCCGCAAGATCACCCGTTACAACCCTACCCGCGGTGGTCCCTTCCACTTCCGCGCTCCTTCTCGCATCTTCTACAAGGCCGTCCGCGGAATGATCCCTCACAAGACCGCCCGcggtgctgctgctcttgagAGGctcaaggtcttcgagggTGTCCCTCCCCCTtacgacaagaagaagcgtGTCGTCGTTCCTCAGGCTCTTCGCGTCCTCCGTCTTCGCCCCGGCCGCAAGTACTGCACCGTTGGCAGACTCAGCCACGAGGTTGGCTGGAAGTACCAGGACGTTGTTGCCAG ACTTGAGGAGCGGAGAAAGGTTAAGAGCAGCGCCTACTACgagcgcaagaaggctgcccgCCGCCAACTTGCTCACGCGCAGAAGTCGGCGAGCGTTCCCGAGAACACCAAGAGCCAGCTCGCTGAGTACGGATTCTAG